TGACTATTTTTCAATGTTTCTGTGCACTGCTCCAGTCATTATAAATAAAACCAAAGATCGGGCACATCTTTCGCATCAGCGGTTTTAAACGGCTCAACTATAAATGAATCATTTGCCATTTCACCTCCCGGGAACTTTTGATTCTGCTTCCCACCCCTGCATATGTTGCAGACTGATTATTATAAAATGTCTTGCAGAAAAATAACATACTTTTACTAAATCCTTAATATGCGAGTGGATTAATAGCTTGCCTGATTTTGCTTGACTTCATACTGTTCTGATTGTAAAACGTAAATATTCCAATAACATATTTATCTGTTTTTGAATCCAGTGAGATTGTTTGAAAGATAGTTTAATAGACTGGAACAGTTTGGATAGTTAAGAGGGGAAATGCCGAATAAATGTTTTGAAGATCTTGAAATCTGGCAGGAAGCAAGAAGACTCACAAACAACATGTATGCGATCACAAAAAGAGAAACCTTCTCAAAGGATTTTGGTTTCCGTGATCAGATCAGACAAGCTTCAGTTTCCATAGTGTCCAATATAGCCGAAGGTTATGAACGTGAAGAAAATCAGGAGCTTTCACAGTTCCTTTCCATTGCCAAAGGATCTTGTGGAAAAGTAAGAAGTCAATTATACATTGCTCTTGACCAGGGATATATTGATGCAAAAGAATGCGAAGCACTCATCATTGAGTTCAAAAAACTCTCCGTTTCAATACACAATTTCATAAACCATCCTGAAAAAACAACATCAAACAACACAAGCATAGATGAACAGCCTAAACGAGGGAGCATTAAAAAAGAGCTTGAAGCAATATTCGATGAAGTAGATAAAGAAAAAGTTTAACTTTATCGTACCCTTTCCTGCAAGTCTATGATAAATTTATAACATTGGAAGAGAGTAGTAACCAATGGAACAATTGCTCCAGTTTTGCATAAGGAGGTGTGGTTATGAATAAGAATTATAAGACAAAACAACGAGTTACCCTGAAACCGGAGGTATGTGGTGGAAGGCCATGCATCCGGAACACCCGCATTGAGATAGCAATAATATTGGATGGACTGGCAGAAGGGATGACAGAGACTGATATTATGGACCATTATCCTCAACTTATTATAGAGGATATAAGGGCTGCCCTATCATATGCCGCTGAGCTTTCTCATGAAAGCATTTGGAAGAC
This genomic stretch from Pseudomonadota bacterium harbors:
- a CDS encoding four helix bundle protein, whose translation is MPNKCFEDLEIWQEARRLTNNMYAITKRETFSKDFGFRDQIRQASVSIVSNIAEGYEREENQELSQFLSIAKGSCGKVRSQLYIALDQGYIDAKECEALIIEFKKLSVSIHNFINHPEKTTSNNTSIDEQPKRGSIKKELEAIFDEVDKEKV
- a CDS encoding DUF433 domain-containing protein; amino-acid sequence: MNKNYKTKQRVTLKPEVCGGRPCIRNTRIEIAIILDGLAEGMTETDIMDHYPQLIIEDIRAALSYAAELSHESIWKTAVSA